A segment of the Vibrio parahaemolyticus genome:
AAGGCCGAATACTACTTCCATGAGGCGATTCGACGCTCAATGCAAACAGGGTCGGATGTCATTAAACATCATTCATTGTCCAACTTTTCTCAAATGCTAAGCAGCATCGGTAAAACAGACGATGCCCTACTGCTCGCACAACGCTGTGTTGAGTTACCTAACCCAGACGGCATCGAAATCATTAAGATGCCATGCTATGAAGCGTTTGCCGAAGCGTATCTCGCCGACAAGCAATACGACAAAGCGATTCGAACCGCTCTCCTCGTCCTAGAACAAACCAAATCAACCAATGAGCTTGAGCTAAAACAGCGTATCGATATGTTGTCGGTTTTGGTTAACGCCAACCAAGTGCTGCAAAATTATGAAGCCGCCTTCCGCTATTTGTCTCAGTTGAGAGCACTTGAAGAAGAATTTTCTGAGCACATTCACGGCGAAGAAATGATCAACATTAAGTTTGACCTTGAAGCGAAATTGGCTCAGAAAGAGTTAAATTTGCTTGAGACGAAAAACGCACTTCAAGCCTCTGAGTTGCGCTCGCAACGTTACCGCGAAATGTTCTACTTTATCGCTATTGCAGCCATTGGTGTGGTGGGTTTCCGTTATGTTTTGCGAGTCAAAAAGATCAATAAAGCACTGACGCAAGAAAGTACTACAGATCTTTTGACTGGCCTTCACAATCGCCGCTATTTAGAAGTATGGTTAGAGAAGATGGCCCGCCGCACTCCAGATAGAACCTTCGCGCTTGCGGTTCTTGATGTCGACCATTTCAAAGCTTTTAACGACACTTATGGTCACGACATCGGCGATCAAATGTTGATGCACATTGCCTCTATCTTCAACGAATCCACTCGCTCAGGTGACCTGCTGATTCGCTGGGGCGGTGAAGAATTTGTGTTGCTGGTGGAGGTGAACGATCCAAATGATTGTGCGAAATCGCTAGAGCGTTTGAGACATGTCATTGAAAATACGCCATTAATCATTGACTCTAAGCCAATAAACGCCACAATTTCGCTTGGTGCGGTCGACAGGTTATCAGCCCAAACCATCAAACAAGAGTGGGACCAATGGTTCTTCTTGGCCGACCAAGCGTTATATGACGCAAAACAAGCGGGCAGAAACCAATTTAAGATTCACTCGACGTCTTAGTGGCGTCCACGAGTAAATAGATACTTCCATGAAGAAAAAATTAATATTCGCCCTGCTTTCACCTGTTGTTTTATCCGCTTGTAGTAATCAACAAGCGTCGCAAATGGGCATGCGTAGCAGCAGTGTGAACATGTACGCTCAACAAATGAGCAATACTCAACTTTGTGAGACGCTGTATTACAATCGCTCAACGAACCAAACCAAAGTCGCGATTGGTGCAGAATTCAACCGCCGTGGACTCAATAAAAAATGGTGCGATAACGAATTGAATAAGTGGTATTTGGAGAAGTTTGTCGATAGCGTGCTACCAAAGAAAAAGCCAGCACCGCGCAAACCGATGGCAACCATTCAGCCAGCCTCCACCAAATAGTAACTGTAGTAGCTATCACCTCTCTCTAGCTAACAGATGAGATAGAAAGCAGAAAGTCCTTACCAACTTTCTGCTTTTTTACATCTAACAATGATCAAGATCAGCCAAAACCTTCCTTTACTTCAGTGAGTTAACATCAATTTACGCAGTCCGTCGAAAAAACAACGTAAACAATTTGTAAACAGTTTGCGTCCTCATTCTTTGCCGCTAGTTTTATTCATTCCTGTTTAAAGGAGTATCGAACAGGGACAAAAATTCCAAACAAAGACATGAGGTCACAAATGGAAACACGCTTTAATCGCCTATTTGCCGCTATGTTGGCTGTGGGCCTTGCACCTGCCGTCTCGGCGTTTGATCCGCTCTATTCAGAACAATGGCATCTCGACAACACTGGCCAAACAGCATTCGCAGCAAACCCTGCTGTTGCGGGTAATGACTTAAACACCAAACTTACGCAAGCCATGGGCATTGCCGGTATTGGCGTTAAAGTTGCGGTCATTGATTCTGGTGTGCAGATCGATCACCCAGACCTTGCAGGTAACGTAGTCACAGGTAGCAGAAACTTCGTTGAAGACTCTTTATTCCCATCCAGTTATCCCGTCGACACTAACGGCCACGGTACTGCCGTTGCTGGTTTGATTAGTGCGGTAGGTAACAATGGTGAAGGTGGACGCGGCGTTGCTTCTCACTCTTCGCTTGTTGGTTTTAACTGGCTTGCAAACCAAACATTAGAAGGTTGGTTAATTTCTCACGGTATGGACCCAGCAACGCGAGATGTACGCGTATTTAACCAAAGCTATGGCTTTAGTCCGATCAACCCAATCGCGTTTGATGAGAATGACCCACAGTTCAAGCTTGAAATGGATGTCATGCAGAACGTCAGCGAAACGAACGCTTGGGGCCGCGGTGCACTGTTTGTCAAGTCTGCGGGGAATGGTTACCGCTATTTCAACACTGGACGATTCTTCGTTCTTCCTAGCGATTTCTTCGCGGGAGGCGGAAACCAAGGTTTACCGATGCACAACTCGGCGCAATCTTACGACAACTCAAGCTACTTCAACCTTGTCACCAGCGCGCTACGCGCAGATGGCACCCGAGCAAGTTACTCTTCTGTTGGCGCTAACGTGTGGGTTGCCGCGCCAGCAGGGGAATACGGGCAAGACTTCCCTGCGATGGTCACAACTGACCTGATGGGATGTGAAGAAGGACAAAACACCAGTGACGGCCTTGGTATTAATGGTCTACACGGTGGTACAGAGCTTGACCCGAACTGTAATTACACCAGCACCATGAACGGCACATCATCGGCTGCGCCGAACACTTCTGGTGCAATCGCCGCTATCATGTCAACCAACCACGCTTTATCTGCCCGTGATATTCGTGCGTTGCTGGCAGAAACCGCACGCGTTACCGATGCCGAGCATCCGGGTGTTCAACTTGAATTTACCAATAATAAAGGTGAGTTGGTGAGCTACGAAGCGATCTCACCTTGGCAGAAAAACGCGGCTGGCGTGAACTTCCATACCTTCTATGGTTTTGGTGCCGTTGATTTGGATGAAGCGATGAAACGCGCTCGCATGACAAATAATGTTCTGCCAGCGCAAATCATCACACCGTGGGCAAACAATGCAACAGAAGTCAGTGTGCCCGATGCAAGCCTTGCTGGTGGTTCGTCAAACATCGCAATTACTGACGACATTACCGTTGAGTCTGTACAGGTGCAGCTGACGCTAGAGCACTCGCGTCTACCTGATTTGGCAATCGAGCTTGTTTCCCCATCAGGCACTCGCTCCGTATTGCAAACACCACGTAACGGCCTTGTTGGTCAGTCTCTTGATCCAAACATTACGGGTTACGAAAACCAACTGATGTTGTCTAACCAATTCTACGGCGAGAATGCCAAGGGTGAATGGACACTGAGAGCTATCGATACAAACGGTGATGAAGTCTTCTCATTTATCGCTTACTTCAACTCATCCGCTATCTATGATGTACCGATGGCGAACAACGCAAAACCAGGAGTTATCAAAAACTGGTCTATGCGTATCTTTGGCCACTAAGGAGTCAATCACATGAAATATCAGACATTTTCTATTTTGGCTCTTTCACTAATAGCCAACGCAGCCTATGCCGAAACGCAGTTGTCGCAACAACCGAATCCCGAGTTGTTTGTTCCTTCTGATGCAGTTGAGGTGAATGGTGAAGCGTATCGTAAAGTGCAAACGAACACAGTGAGCAATCTCTCTGAAGCAGTTAAACTGCAAGCCGGTGACGAGGTGTTTAAGAACGCGTTTGGCAATGTGTCTAAAGCGACGGGACTTATCTACATCACCGTAAACAACGCCGCTGATGCCAAAGCAGTAGCAAAAGAGTTAAAGCTAGACGTTGTGTTTGCAGATGGTGAATCTGCGGTGCTAAAAGCTTCTGAAGGACAAGACTTGCTTAGCATCAGCGATTACTTGAATGCTGACAGTCGCGTCAAAGCGTCTAAAATTGAACTAAACAGCGGTAAATACCGTGCACAATAATTCTCTAGCAAGAGAAGTTGGCTTCTAAAACAATGCCTCAGCAATTGCTGAGGCATTTTCTTTGTTCTTTCGTTTACAGAGTAACTTCTAACTTATCTTCGGCTAAAAAATGTCTCTTATTGAAGATAACCAATCAACTTGTTTGCGATATCGGTATTGTTCTGAGAGCCAACGAATGCTTGTGACCCCTTACCATAAGCAAACACCTGAACATCCACCGCGGTATGCCCTTTTGTCGTCCAACCTGTAAGGCTTTGATCGTTGATGATTGACTTTACGGCTTGATAAAGCGCTTTCGCGGGCTCTTCACTCTTCTTCGCGTCAATGAGGAGCGCAAATTGCACATCTGACAGCGCCCAATCTACTGATTCTGACCACACTTGTTTGATGTCTGACCCCTTTGCAAGTGACGTTGCTAATGGCCACGCCGTTTGATGCACGCCTTTGATCACATCCGTTTTCCAGTCGTATTCTCCATTTGCGCCGATAGTTAAACCTCCCGTGGAGTGATCGGCGGTGACAACGAGCAAAGTGTCAGGATGAGCATCAACATACGCCTTGGCTAAAGTAATCGACTTAGCAAAATCATCCATTTCTGCCATCGCGCATGCTATATCGTTAGCATGACCGCACCAGTCTATTTGGCTTCCTTCGATCATGACGAAAAAGCCATGCTTAGAGCGCGATAATAAAGACAGCGCCTTATTCGTCATCTTCTCGAGTCGGTTGGGATTCTCATCCAAAGCAAACGGAAATGCTTTGTCGGCAAACAACCCAATCGCAGGCAATGCTTGCAACGAAGGCAAGGTATCAAAATCCGTTAGGTAGTGATAACCCTGCATTTTAAATTCTTCAATCAGATTTCTGTCTTCACGCTCAAAATATCGAACACCACCACCAAGTAACAGATCGACGGGCAGCTTTCCATTTACTTTGTTATCCAAGTAGTCGTCTGCTATCTGATCATAATTACGACGAGATTCGTTGTGCGCGGCAAAGCTTGCGGGCGTCGCGTGGTTAATTTGCGAAGTCGCCACTAGAGCGGTTGTCATGCCCTGCTCTTTCGCTACTTCCAACATCGTTTTAACTGGCTTTTTATGGGTATCAACAGCGACGGCGCCATTGTAACTCTTTATGCCACTGCTTAAGGCCGTCGCGCCTGCTGCACTGTCAGTGACATAAGTATCATCATCGGGATAGGTGTGAGCCATGCCAACCAGTATCGAGTCAAAGACTGTAGGCTCAATCTGTTTAGTTTCTGGGTTATCTTGATAATAACGGTAGGCGGTTGTGTAGGCAGGGCCCATTCCATCACCGATCATATAAATAATATTTTTCGGTGCTTCATTGGCGTGAACAAACCCGGCCAGTAAACTGGCCGCAAGTAAAGAGTATCTGATTGTCATATTTCATCCATGAAAAAGTGACTGCGAATATAAGCCGTCACTTTAATTACTGTTTTGCTTACAAGTATTCATCAATACTATCATTCAGTTAGGATGAAACCGCGTGTTACATCATGGTTTTGCAACCCAAATCATTTCTTAAATAGGATCACTTCTGTACGTAGGCCGGCTTTAGGTGTCTCATTCGGGTTATTCAAGTAGCGCTCAATCCCCAAAGGCTTGCTCTTCACTTTTATGCCGTTTTGGCGTGTCAAATTCATCCCTAACGACCACGCATTGCCCAAAAACTGGTAGTCACCTTTGTGCTCAATCACAAAAGTTTCACACGCTGGAATCGTGCCAAACACAAAACCATTTGGTACCTCTACCATTTCACTCACGGGCAAGCAGGTTACAAATTCAAAATGACCGAGCTTCATATCCATTGAAAGGTAATAGCAGAACAGTTCGCCGCTGACGGGCAGACTTTCTTTCTGCATCAGTTCGTACAGTCTTTGAGTTTGCTTTTTCATGATTGGACCAAGCTCAGGAATTGTGCCTGAACCTTGCAAACCAACGTAATGAATCAAATCTTGATGACGAGTGCCGATTTCGCTCAACTGCGACAATATTTGTCCAGTTTCTAACTGGCTTTTTAGCATCTTGAGTCCACGATCGTAATCCATTTCAATCATGGATTTGAACATCGTTTTCAGAAAAAACAGATACCAAGGAACACGAGACTGCATTTGCCACTCTACGGTACAACCATCTTGTGACTGCGTCACGATGAACGTCACCTTTCCTTGGCTTTTGATAGGGCGAAAAAAATGCAGCTCCATGTCTAAACGATGTTCTTGTGTGCTTTCCAGAACAACCGCCCCCGTTCCAATTCGTTGCCCATTCCATTGGTAACCAGCACCAACGTGGCCTTGATTGTCACTGTAAGTCAGCTCGCAGCTTGGCTCCAAAATGATCCAAGGAGACCACTCAGGCCAGTTTTTAAAATCCTTTAGATAATCGATGATCTCACTTTGAGATTTGTTGATTTCAATACTTTTGCTGACCTGATAAGCAAGCATAGCCATTCCTTAAGTTTCTGTTTCGCTCTACTTATTCTAAATCAAATCCTAGTTTTTTCTTGTTTCACTGTGAGTTAGAGGTAAAAAGTGAGACAAAAAAGCCAGAACGTTAACTCTGGCTTCATTGGCAAATTTGGACGTCAAGAAACAAACGTCACTTTCGCGCTAAATCGGACGCCATCATCGTTTAATTCAAACGGCCACCCCATCCGTTCACAAATGCGTTGCACTATCACTAAGCCGCAACCATAACCCGCATTATACGTTTCGTTACCATCATGACGATTGGTGATAATCAGCGTGTTTTGCTGTAGTTCGATCTCGATGTCTCCAACGCTGTAACTGAACGCATTTTTGATTAAATTGTTGATGACTATCGTCACGAAGCTTGCTGGAGCATACACTTCGCCGCTATTTTGTTCGTTAAGCTGATAATGCGCATCTTGCTTTGCAAACAACGGAGCAAGCTCTTCCAATTGCTGGTGTAAACAAACCAAAAGCGTTTGATCGCCAAAGTGCTGTGGCTCAATTTTCTCTTTACCTAACAACAAAAACGCCTCGGTCAAAACGCGCATGTCTTCACACGCAGCTTGCATTCGCGCAATCGCTTTTTGTGCCACCCTTGGCTGGTCAGGCACTCGAGATAAAATGTCTGTTGAGCCTGCGATCACCATAATAGGCGTGCGAAGCTCATGGGAGGCAAAGCGACTAAACTCTTGTTCGCGGCGGAAATAGCCCGCGATGTCGTTCTTACTGTCTAACAACGTCTGCTCAATATGGCGCGTTTCACTGAACTTCGTTTCCACTTCAAATGCAGGCTGGTCGGGTGGCATCTGGCTGATTTTTGACTCGATTTTAGCGAGCGGTCGAGACAAAATTTTCACCATATAAATACCGTAACCAAGCATAATCAAGGAAAACAACCCGCCCAATAACAGAGTGAACTGGTGCAATGAGCTTTCGTATTCATCCAGATAATCGTCCGAGTCATCTTGGAAGACGATGTACATCAAACCTTCGCCAGAAGGATGATCAAACACCACAAAGTGCTTATCCTCTTCGCCCAACAAGTATTCATAAAAGCCTGGAGATTTGAACGCGAGCAACCAACTTGGTGTCGGAGCTTTGCTCCAATAGGAGTTAAATTCCAACTTGTTTGGTAACGGGGCTTTCCAGCCCTGCTTTTGAAAATTTTCGGTGTAGAGCGCCGCTTCTGTATCGAGCCAGTGATGGAGGCTCAATACCTCAAGTTTGTTTTCTGCGACATAAATCAGTGACCAAAACAGCGTAAACATGACGAACGTCATCACGCCAAAACCCCAGCGAATCTTGCGATAAATACTTGGGTATTCGTTATGCTTTAAGTCGGTAGCCTTGTCCATGAATAGTCTCTAATCGTGATTCTTCAAAACCTTTATCGAGTGCAGTTCTCAAACCATAAATATGACTGCGTAATGCATCACTACTAGGTGGCTCATCGCCCCAAACACTTTCGATCACTTCCGTTCGTGATACTGACGCAGGCGCGTACTTCAACAGCAGCTTTAAGATTTTGGTTTGGATGCGACTTAGCTTGATCTCTTTACCATCGCGCGTGACTTTACCAGTGCGCGCATCTAAACAGATATCAGCGAACGTCAGCGTACCAATGTCTTGGCGTGGGCCACGACTAGCTAAAGCATGAATACGTAAACTGAGCTCTTGCATCGCAAACGGCTTCATTAAGTAGTCATCCCCACCCGCTTTAAATGCCGCTATTTTGTCATCTAATGTGTCTTTTGCGGTTAGAAAAAGAATGGGCGTTCCGCAAAACTGTTCCTGACGCAGCTTTTGTACGGTACTGATGCCATCGAGTTTTGGCATCATGATATCCATAATGATCACGTCGTAATGGTTATCTTCCAACAACGCCAGCGCAGCCTCTCCGTGATACGCGCAATCTATCGTCATACCTTCGAGTTCTAGGTAGTCAGCAATGGTCTCGGAAACATTGTGGTTATCATCAACAATTAAAATTTTCATACGACTCACATTTCTTCACGATCTCTTCACGGTATGCCTCATAAGATACCGCCAAATTCCTAAACTAGCTCGTAAATTGAGGTTAATACAATGAAAAAACTGGCTCTTATTTCTGTCGTAGGTTTGGCATTGTCTGGTTGTGGTGGTTCTGGCAGCGACAATAACGACAGCTCATCAACCCTCCCAACAGCAAAACCAAGTGCAGCTATTGGGTCTGTTGAATCTGTAGATGCTCAAGAAAGCACATTAACCGTCAATGGATATACTTACCGCGTTTCAAAGGTGGTTTACGGTACAACTCCATTAGCGTTAGCTGTTGTGCAACCAAATATGATGGTAAAAGTGGATGAAAACATCCAAAAAACAGCAGACGCCCACGCCGTTGTGTCACTAGAACCAACCATTACTGGTCGAGTGACTGCCATTGATTACGCAAAGAAAACCTTCTCCGTAAATGGTGTAGAACTGCAGTTTGATGGCTTAAGTAACGAGATCGGTTTAGGTGATTGGGTGATGGTGTCTTCACTTCCAACTGCTGATGCTGGCTACAAAGTCTTATCTGTGGTGGAAATTGACGTTGACCACCACCCAAGCATAGGCGACATGTACGAAATTGAAGGCCGAATCGCAAGCATTGATGCAAACCAAAGCACCTTCAAACTGGGCGCAAACATCACCGTGTCTTACCACAGTGTTGACCAACTAAAAGTAGGTCAATGGGTAGAAGCGGAAGGCAAAATGGAAGGGGGTACTTTTGTCGCCTCTGACGTCGAAATAGAAGGCTATGACAACCTAGAAAACGACAGCGATGTGGAAGGCATCGTCACTTGGGTTGCGAACGATTACAGCGAGTTTTCACTAAACTACCGCGGTGCGTTCTTTGTTGATAACGCAACTCGATTCGAAGACGGTAGCAAAATGAGTTTAAAACAAGGCCAAGAAGTCGACGTTTCTTCTGTCTTGAGAAATGGCAAACGCATTGCCACCGTCGTTGAGTTTGAAGCGCCAGATTTTGATGACAACCATCAATGGCAAGGCAAAGAGTTTGAATGCGAAGGTTATGTGTCAAATTACGATGCGAATGCAAGAACATTTGAAATCGAACGTTGTGAGAATGATGCTGATCAACTGCTAAATAACAAATTGGTGGTTATCGATGCGCAAACTCAATTCCAAGGCATTGAAGAACTGAACTTGAATGGTGCACGTGTCGAAGTCGATGGTGTGATCATCAATAATCAAAACGTCGCTCGCGAAATCGAGCGAGAAGGCTACGACGACTAAACTAGGTCAGCCACCACGTTTAAACAAAGCCCAATAAAAGTGTCACTTCGGTGGCACTTTTTCTTACTTTGCATCCCTAGATTAAACCAGCAAATTCTCAGCCAAACTCTTTTCCCTCAATTACACTTTACCTATGTTTCACAACATCGGTGACTACCATGAAAAAACGTAACCTCGCTCTGCTTATCTTGCTTTTTGGTTCAACCACCAGCTTAGCTAGCGTGATGGACCCCGACTGCGATGCAGAAAAAGCAGCCAAAGCCGCAGCAACAAAAGCCGTGGTTGGTGTTGGCGGTCGCTGTACGCCTAAAGAAGCACTGAAAGATACCGCAGTTGATGCAGGAAAAGACAAACTGCCGGATGAAGGGATGGCAGGCAAAGCCGTTGATGCAATGACACCAGAAAAAGAGAAGAAAACGGTGAAAGGCGTGACCAAAAAGCTCGATAAAGATTAACACCTACACCATTGAGTTCGGGCGGAGAAAATATGTTCTTGAAATAAATTGTTTATTTACTTGTTGTTTGGTGCCCACGTTCAATCTTGTTCTTTCATATTTCAAGATCGCACTTTAACCACATATATTTTTTTGCAAAACAAGTTCATTAATTAGTAATAGCCTCTCCTAACTTTGAGATTTTGAGCCTAATAACAAAAGCCACAACTTGCATATGAATCACTTACCTATATTGTACGATTAACATTTATTAAAGAAAGGAGGTCTAACAATGGTTAGTGGTTATAGTGAGCAGACGCGAGAGGATTTGTAAGCGATGTTTTGGATACTGGGTCTTTTGATCTCCTTGTTTATCATGTACTCGGATTATGCGCATTACTTCTATACTAAGCGACATGGAAAGAAATCTAAGGTTCCTCGATTATTAAGCTTATTTATCACGGTAACGCTTCCTATGCTTGCGGCTACCGAGATTTTGAACGAGCTTGGGGCTGGGGAAGTCGCCTACCAAGTATGTGTAATTATTGTTTCGGCTTTAGTTGGTCTTTTGGTCTGCCTGTCGGAACAATATCGTTTTAAGGCAGAAAGAGATTAGTTGTATCGGGTTGTATAGCGATCAACATAGGCTGCAAAAAAAAACATCTCTATTGGCTATCGCATCTGATTTGTAAAAAAGCGACAACCATGCGCCGCTTTGGATATTAATCTCAGAAAGGGATGACGCTATGCTTGAGCAATCAACGCTTCTAAAGCCGTGAAAGATGCAAGCTTTTCACCTTCCATCATAACTTTAGCTTCATCTACGTACTGACCTACCCCTTCCTTCACATCTTGTTGGTAGAGTACGACATTGTTTAAAATCGAAGCCACATGAAGGCCTCGTAATCGACCGACCGTAAACAGCGCCGAAGTTTCCATGTCTGCACCTAGAATACCTTTCTTGTTCCAGTACTGACAAATGGCCTCTTCGTCATCGGTGTAGAAACTGTCGTGAGAACGTACTACGCCGAAATGATATGGCGTCGTTTGCGTTGACAAATAACGCTCGACTTCTTTCAGTAGAGTAAAGCTTGCGTACGCCGGATAAGCCGAATCGACGTACGATTTGGAACCACCTTCGTCTCTTACTGCACCTTCAGCAACAATCAATTCTCCAAGCTGAACCCAAGATTGCATAGCACCCGCAGATCCAACACGTACCACATGAGTTACGCCGCACTGTTTGAGCTCTTCTACCGCAATGATCATCGATGGTGCGCCGATGCCTGTGCTGCATACAGAAACAGCCTGACCTTTGTAGTTGCCGGTAAACACGCGGTACTCACGGTTTTCCGACACCATTTCTGCATCATCAAATAATGCCGCGATACGATTCGCTCGATCTGGCTCGCCACATACAATAACAAGAGGAGCGACTTGTGTTTCATCAACACCGATATGAGGTTGTTTAGCCATTTGCTTGTTCCTTACGCTGCTGCTTGAGCTAAGGTTTTATCGCCATTGCGCTTGGCACTACGAGCCCACTCACGCGTACCATTGGCAGCAATGAACATAAGAATCGCGTACTGAACAGACATTGCGTACACACCTTGCGTCGCGTAGATACCCACACTGATGATGTTGATCACAACCCATAGAATCCAGTTTTCGACGTATTTACGTGTCATCAGAATTTGTGCAACAACAGAAAGTACCGTCATGGTTGCATCCCAGAACGGGAACGCATCAGGCTCAAGTACTGGCTCAGACAGGCCTGCACCGAAAATGTTTAGGCTATCAACAGCAATGTTTGCCAGCGCGAAGAAGAATGGGTCAATGTAGATGGTCAACAATGCAATCGAGACCACACAAACAACCGCAGTCGCCATCAGCTTTTGCTTGCTAAGCCAACGAACTTCCAACGTTTCACCTTGTGCATTTGGTCGAGTCCATGCGTACCAACCGTAAATATTGGCGCAGAAGAAAAACAGTTGAAGAAGTAGCAATCCGTACAACTGAATTTGGAAAAAGATAACAGCAAAAAGCGTGACATTCAGTAAGCCGAATACGTAGTTGATGGTCTTCTCTTGGCTCGCAAACCAAATGCAAAGCAGACCAAAGACGGTTCCGAATGCTTCGATCCAGCTCATTGCGTAGCCGTCTCCAATCGGAATGTTAACGAGGGTATTGTTGATATCGAGTAAGGCAAATAGGTCCATGGTGATGTCCTTTATTATTTTGTTTGGAATAGGCCCATATTAGGGTGCAACAACAAACGAAAAGGAGGACATTTGTCCTCCTCTTGATGCACTCGATCATAAATCAGATCATTACTTACTTGAAAGCGCCTATTTATATCAACCATTCATTCTAAATGAACTAGGACTCGTGTCCTAGGTAGCGCTTTTTGAACGTCGATGCTGACGCGAACAGTAAAGTCGAAGCAAATGTAAACACCACGCCAGCCAAGTATACATACTCTTCATTCGCAA
Coding sequences within it:
- a CDS encoding DUF5666 domain-containing protein translates to MKKLALISVVGLALSGCGGSGSDNNDSSSTLPTAKPSAAIGSVESVDAQESTLTVNGYTYRVSKVVYGTTPLALAVVQPNMMVKVDENIQKTADAHAVVSLEPTITGRVTAIDYAKKTFSVNGVELQFDGLSNEIGLGDWVMVSSLPTADAGYKVLSVVEIDVDHHPSIGDMYEIEGRIASIDANQSTFKLGANITVSYHSVDQLKVGQWVEAEGKMEGGTFVASDVEIEGYDNLENDSDVEGIVTWVANDYSEFSLNYRGAFFVDNATRFEDGSKMSLKQGQEVDVSSVLRNGKRIATVVEFEAPDFDDNHQWQGKEFECEGYVSNYDANARTFEIERCENDADQLLNNKLVVIDAQTQFQGIEELNLNGARVEVDGVIINNQNVAREIEREGYDD
- a CDS encoding nucleoside phosphorylase; amino-acid sequence: MAKQPHIGVDETQVAPLVIVCGEPDRANRIAALFDDAEMVSENREYRVFTGNYKGQAVSVCSTGIGAPSMIIAVEELKQCGVTHVVRVGSAGAMQSWVQLGELIVAEGAVRDEGGSKSYVDSAYPAYASFTLLKEVERYLSTQTTPYHFGVVRSHDSFYTDDEEAICQYWNKKGILGADMETSALFTVGRLRGLHVASILNNVVLYQQDVKEGVGQYVDEAKVMMEGEKLASFTALEALIAQA
- the pnuC gene encoding nicotinamide riboside transporter PnuC, with protein sequence MDLFALLDINNTLVNIPIGDGYAMSWIEAFGTVFGLLCIWFASQEKTINYVFGLLNVTLFAVIFFQIQLYGLLLLQLFFFCANIYGWYAWTRPNAQGETLEVRWLSKQKLMATAVVCVVSIALLTIYIDPFFFALANIAVDSLNIFGAGLSEPVLEPDAFPFWDATMTVLSVVAQILMTRKYVENWILWVVINIISVGIYATQGVYAMSVQYAILMFIAANGTREWARSAKRNGDKTLAQAAA